AAGTCAAATAGGGTGCGATAATTTGGAAATACGAGTACATttgtaaagttaataatatacTGTGTAAAGTTCTccaattgttattgttttaacaaagCGGTTGCAAATTGAGAAGGACGACTTATCGAATaatactattttctaacaCATTTTTCGTCTCAAGTGTCCCAGACATAATGACAAGATATTATTCTAATTATGTACTAAAGAATATACAGTTTTTACCTTCTAATATGttgattgttaaaatttatgtgtATTAGACTCACTATTTTAgtcaaaatattgtatttaactaaaataggaAACGGTTAAAATactcacgtacatttgtccggtgtcggcaccgactagttttgaGCCCATCGGAGGCCCTTCATAAGGGTTAGTGGGCCTGGTATAATACCAGATGAAGGACCCCGGACaaatatacgtgagtgttttaaccGTTTCCTATAtttgttaatgataatgtctcaggaaaatttgaataattaaaacgaGGTTAaagctaagcgccatctgcgttCGGCCACCTCAAGCACGGTggaactgtaaatgcctcctcaaggcaaacagtggcTCAtcagtcataaaaaaaaaattgaataattaataaaattggtcgTCATTTTCTACACAAAGTATggaatattttctaatttctttatcatttgatattattaaataatacttactgTGGGAAATAGAAAGCTAGATTCGTTGGGTGAgagaaatgataaaatttaagtattggTTCGATCGAAATAAATTCTGATCACGTACCCTTTTATCGTATTACGAGGTCCGCTGAGTAAAGATGAATTAAAAACGTTTTCCTTGCTCAGTGTaagagtttttaaaaatagtccgggaaaaaaaatagaaaattttataatcaactatgaactatgtttttatttttattacgaaacTTTCtcgaacattaaaataaaatttgtattcttttggaaaaatattgaatcttacaatttaattgtctACTATTGAGAAATACATAGTTTGCTTGTATCCAAAACTGTCAACAaccaaaattttaatcaaagatGACCTTAATAGAAAGGTTAATGAATTTTCAAAGGCGAGAAATCTTAACTGGACaaatcatacaaaataaaacaatacgcTTACAGActtaattattgaattaataaaggtttatgtaaattaaggCGAAGAAAggctttaattaaatgatgtaattattcttttacattacatttatctACAAAACCTAGGTcaagaaaactaaatttattgtacaatttgtttacatacaaaattagGATTGTACACGGGATTCTAAACATCCTGTATTGGGATTTATTATGCAACTGAAATATAGTAAATTTGACTAGtgtcacttttattttatacctgTACTGTACGCCTTCGACTTcatcaactttaaaattagacagaaatttaaaaaaaaaagaagtagcTTATATAATATGCCCGCGTACATCTTTCCAGTTAAAATCACATCAatattgattcagccgttccggagattacccggaactaTCGCGGCCTAGCGCAGTCATCAGAcagtcaaaaattttaaaatttcgatTTTCGAACGGAATATGACTCTTTTTTCGATaaaacatacagacactccaatttagTAATGTGTATATAAAGTAATGAATGGCTAACCGGTCgagggtccgaaactagtcggtacAAACACCGGAAAATTGGACATGAATCGCTGACAcctatattaattactttctAATATTTTCCAACCAAAGatgaaacaatttaacttaGTAATTCTTTGTATGATTGTCCCGTATAACCACTGGACAGGTTTTAATGAAACTTTGAAAGGTTATTCTGACGATGTCAGATTTGAATactaaaaaattgtgtttttttttagtctaaCGAAACTTGACAAGGTTATGACAAAACTATGCACTCATATAGTAaggtataaaatgaaatatgcaTAACTATGCATCACTGGACCATTTTCAGGCCACTTTTAAAACCTTTTATTCGACTTTAGTTAGAAAAATCGTTCTCATTGTTTCCCGaactattgaattttttcaatgaaaGTATTATATTGCAAGGAAATTCATTGAGGTTAGTAAAGATATAAAACCATTGAGATTGCCGTATAAAGCACAGTTCTATTGTTTTCTAGTGAAAGAAGGTTGTTTATTGTGTTCCTTACCGTTACCGATCTCAAGTATggatttctttttgtaatttttaccgTAGAACTCGACTGTTGTTTGACttgtatttatacatattgcCGTCTTTTTCATTctgtttaataaaacagagacaacaatatctttaaatacatatgatgcagcagtggaattctacggTTATTTCCACGCGAAGTGAATTGTAACTTAcctgaaacaaataatatgtattagatAGAGTTTCACATATCTTTATTGAAAAccataatattacattacaataagATGGTCGCATTCCTAAAACTAAACtacaccatttttttttaatttctcgtaTAAATATAGTTGAAATATCTGTCcaatttatagaaattaattcaaacaatttctttattttgcgATTTTGcgatagaattttaaaaagttagctgacgcattttttttttcagaatgaAGTTGCTACCGATTCTTGTTACTACTGCATGTGTGGTAATTGTCAATGCTGGCACATACACTGACAGATATGACTCTATGAATGTAGATGACGTCATATCAAACAAAAGGCTGCTGATAGCTTATGTTAAATGTGTATTGGAAAAGGGCCGGTGCACACCAGAGGGAAAGGAGCTCAAAtgtaagtgtttttatttaaatttaattctcaaacaatctttattttgcaattatcatagaaaaatatattgctttGTCTTTCCCTTTAAAAGAAGATAAGAGAGATGACaacatgttataaatgcgaatgtttgcatggatggatggatggacgttagTTTGAAGGTTAGCCATAGCAATTTTTCGAATTATATACcaacaaagttatctgacccggtgggcataagtaaaactaaataatgatAGAACATTAGCGCCCCCTGTCTGCCTAGCTGTCAAAGTGTCACATGATTCTTGTCGTACTATAACTGTcctgtcatgtttttttattttatgtcattcTTTGTCAAATAATTGCATTGACAGCGTCAAATTACATTCCACTGAAACGAATAAGAAGTAAAAATCCTCGAATGGTCGCCAATACATCGTAAAAAGGGCTATTCTTGACAGATTtaacagagataataaaaattttcttacCTTTAGtaatggaaaataaatttttattatcagtCAACCTTTTTAATGGCGTCCATCAAAATGTTATCTATATAGTCCAAGACGTTTATTGCGAAACAAAGATATCAGAGCCggtgagaggcgctgctgtcgcggttagttctgtcaCTATATTAGCaagttatataaaacctacGTGGGCATTGAAAATggaatgaaagaaaaaacaaggCATGACAGTTACGATAAGGATCTTGACAGGTGGCGCTAGTGAGCTTACTAGTGACTTATggccaccgggtcagatatgtATCATTTGACGTTTTCATTGAAACTAGGCCATTGTCATTTGTATGTACGTGCAGAATTGCAGCTCTTAAAGTGACAGCTGTATTTTCCTGTATTCCAGCTCATATCACCGAAGCGTTGCAGAGTGGATGCGACAAATGTACAGACAGACAAAGACGCTCTATAaggaaagtaataaaacatctaATACACAACGAGAACAACTATTGGAACCAACTAGTAAATATGTATGACCCTAATAAAGTATActcaaaaatgtatgaaagagAATTGGGAACGATATGATTTTGCTTTAATATGAGATAGAAAtttgttatgttaatttttttgttatgttattattattgttgttttttcgagtttaattacatttaatgaaaaaacaaaagattcaAAGTTTGAACAACATTTATGATTTGTTTGCTGTAAAgtcaaataatgttttgttttcttgGTTGTTAAAacgttatttgttaatttaataatataaaaatgtataattacgacttatttttaaaaataaaaaaaaaatatcacgaatattttcaatttgttagGAATTGTATTTAGTTgaatatattaacaataaaaacctattattttatgtaataaactcTTAATACTTTCTATGCCTGATTATTATTAGCTTGCTATTAATTtagatacaaataaaaaaatagcatgGCGACCGCTATCCACAGACATCCACTGATCTGCATATGCGCTATAaggaaagggtgggaaagacaaaaacagtaaaaatttgaaaaaaaaaaacgggaaATTGCTTCaatttcacgcctgtcttctgtgtggtcgtgcaattcgtgcaacagatggtTTGGTGGCTGGCGTCCATGTGACGGCTAGTGGCTTTCTAGTTGTCATAGTTTACATATTTCTggttattttctaatatattcaTAAGGAAATACAGGCAATTTCATTATGaacatttaaatgtgaaagttaaacagttaaatgagcaagtaattaaataagctCAGAGATaatgaaaaagatataaacaaGGTCGGAGTTGCGAGGCAGGAGGTGATAAATCTTACTGTTAACCGATGTTTAACAACGCGACTTGTAAAAGATTTTACCGCCTGAGCTGctcaaatgaatttatttcacaCGCTACCCGGATATACATTGatctttcttttttcataCAGAAGTaaactcaaattaaattataactattacttttttatggaattaattaaagtaattagcTATAATTTCTGATCTTAATAATCTCAAAGCTTAtactacataaatataaactaaaaaaaagaaagaaaaaagcaTTTATTGCCACtcaaaaaacacacacatacaagGCACAAAGTGTGGCAAAAGGGAGCCAGCTCAACAAGCAGGGACAGATTAAACTGCCActgcgctggttttcagttggcacctttattaaaaaaaatatatatagaattagATTAACAACAAACAATGATTCATAACATTGAGATAGCCCAAGCCAatttaaagtgttaaaattacaaaaacgtACTTTAATTGAACTAAAAACGTATTAAGAGATTTTCACTAGACTACAAAACATCAAAGCGAGGCTTATTCATAATCTGTAATCAAATGATATATTTACGTATTTcggaatattatttttcgacaaactattgtaataaaattaattatataagattCATGCTCCATACAacgtttattacttttatttattcacttgGAGTGTATTCCTGTCctcaaagtaattaatttctaacaTTTCAATGTTCTTTGATATTCAGTGTGACATCTACTTAAAAGATATTGCGTAGTGTTTTATGTCTTACATTATGAAACGAAACACGGGacttattacttaaatatagtcaaacctggataaacgAGAAACATCTATAAGacatctccagaacggctgcatgaatcTCGCTGGAATTCCATAtaatccattcatctaaactttcggatattagtaacatttgaACGTTTACTATTGTATTAGTTTAGTATTAGATTcccatctttaaaaaaaccttttttgtttaaaagaattcattattaaaatgtttatctgacctacaaatattatttacataacacaGTTATATTATTCAGTTTACAGTAAGGTCGTAATTATCGTCCATTAAAAGGCTATAGCAATTTACAcgataaaataactttgacCTTTTTACGTATGCCGCAGTGTTATCACGATTGCccactaaatataaataaacggACACCATTGTTATTTTCGCACACGGCCAATGACTGGGTTAGTTAGcctgttaaataaattgacagaATCTGGAACTTATAATGTTAGACTTGTACtatcttaattataaatcCCTCTTCCGTTTATTCCtaacctccccttcccatcaatAATAGAACTGGATGGGAAGGGATAAGAATGAAACTTTGGTTTTTCAGCGCTCACAATCATCAGACGGTACgtgacatattttttcttacacCAATTACCTGtaaatggttaaaaaaaagaacgaaggaaaaaagaaaaaatgaaaataagagACAGTAAGGAAGGATAAAGAGGCTTTAGAACACATCATTTGCCTCTTATTAGCCTTTTATTTCAGGACTTTTTTAGCTCTGATAAACTTTTACTTCGTTACAACAATCGGTCTGTACAAAAATCCCTCATTTGTCTAaactctaaaaataaattacgacCATTAACGGTTGGCggaatattcatatttaattacgtGGAATTAAACGTTTTAAACATAGATTAAACGAgctacattttcatttaaaagaaaaacattagtaGACGCCTTCTACAATGTACGAAT
This DNA window, taken from Papilio machaon chromosome 16, ilPapMach1.1, whole genome shotgun sequence, encodes the following:
- the LOC106709445 gene encoding allergen Tha p 1 encodes the protein MKLLPILVTTACVVIVNAGTYTDRYDSMNVDDVISNKRLLIAYVKCVLEKGRCTPEGKELKSHITEALQSGCDKCTDRQRRSIRKVIKHLIHNENNYWNQLVNMYDPNKVYSKMYERELGTI